In the genome of Sesamum indicum cultivar Zhongzhi No. 13 unplaced genomic scaffold, S_indicum_v1.0 scaffold00142, whole genome shotgun sequence, one region contains:
- the LOC105179331 gene encoding LOW QUALITY PROTEIN: uncharacterized protein LOC105179331 (The sequence of the model RefSeq protein was modified relative to this genomic sequence to represent the inferred CDS: substituted 1 base at 1 genomic stop codon), producing the protein MNCFKLCVRKKKPLVKVLRLVDGERKPPMGYIYEAMDRAKKAIAASFSNNEEKYKDVFAFIDARWNVQLHRPLHAAGYYLNPEFFYAHPNIEQDTEVMQGLYSSIWRLIPSTELQDKTISEFATYKNAEGLFGTPLAIRHRTTKAPAEWWTNYGGXAPNLQNFAIKILSLTCSSSGCERNWSVFEHLHSKKRNKLEQKRLNDLIFIKYNRALKRRYDARDTIDPIILDEIDESNEWLLGRLTLDSDEENATVFEDNDLTWGDVARAAGVDEEAYSLRSQSTIEPRGKSKASSSKASKKASASKSSGRRLNLIDEEEEDEEENFNDSEEEAEYISTDENGDDGNESEEPGDYLVESDD; encoded by the exons ATGAATTGCTTTAAGTTGTGTGTCAGAAAGAA AAAACCACTAGTCAAGGTGCTTCGATTGGTAGATGGTGAAAGAAAACCACCAATGGGTTATATTTATGAAGCCATGGACCGAGCCAAGAAAGCTATTGCTGCTTCATTTTCCAACAATGAAGAGAAGTATAAAGATGTATTTGCATTCATTGATGCTAGGTGGAATGTTCAACTTCATAGGCCTTTGCATGCAGCTGGTTACTACTTGAACCCAGAGTTCTTTTATGCACATCCTAATATAGAACAAGATACAGAGGTTATGCAAGGTTTATATAGTTCCATTTGGAGACTGATTCCAAGTACTGAATTGCAAGATAAGACTATTAGTGAATTTGCAACGTACAAAAACGCAGAAGGACTTTTTGGGACGCCTCTTGCAATAAGGCATAGGACTACAAAAGCACCAG CTGAATGGTGGACTAATTATGGCGGATAAGCTCcgaatttgcaaaattttgcaatcaaaattttgagccTAACCTGTAGTTCATCGGGTTGTGAGCGAAACTGGAGTGTTTTTGAACAT CTTCAttctaagaaaagaaataaattggagCAAAAACGCCTCAATGATCTAATTTTCATCAAGTATAATAGAGCTTTGAAGAGGCGATATGATGCACGTGATACAATAGATCCTATTATTTTGGATGAAATTGATGAGAGTAATGAGTGGTTGTTAGGGAGATTGACTCTTGATAGTGATGAAGAGAATGCTACAGTATTTGAAGATAATGATTTGACTTGGGGTGATGTTGCACGAGCTGCTGGGGTTGATGAAGAAGCTTATAGTTTGCGATCTCAATCTACAATAGAACCAAGGGGTAAATCAAAAGCGTCTTCTTCAAAAGCTAGCAAAAAAGCCTCTGCATCTAAATCTAGTGGACGCCGTCTAAATCTaattgatgaagaagaagaggacgAAGAAGAAAACTTCAATGATTCTGAAGAAGAGGCTGAGTATATATCTACTGACGAAAATGGAGATGATGGAAATGAAAGTGAAGAACCTGGAGATTATCTAGTAGAATCAGATGATTAG